Proteins from a genomic interval of Stenotrophomonas maltophilia:
- the virB11 gene encoding P-type DNA transfer ATPase VirB11, translating into MDAEVSPLALVSSDFLRYQYEVLGIAEYMTSPEVTEICINRPGELYLETRAGWQRVDVPGLTFERARQFCTAVVNESNTGQRITDADPVVSLTFPTGQRAQFVIPPACDAGKVSITIRLPSKHTKSLTQYHEDGFFNQILEQDGSLSEQDRELLELRQQREYAEFFRRAVMYRKNIVVSGATGSGKTTFMKALVNHIPDSERLVTIEDARELFLTQPNVVHLLYSKGGQSTSNVSAKSCMEACLRMKPERIILAELRGDEAFYFIRNCASGHPGSITSCHAGSPEQTWDQLALMVKASTEGSGLEFNVIKRLLMMTIDIVVHIKAHAGSRYITGIDFNPGRAQGQEG; encoded by the coding sequence ATGGACGCCGAAGTGTCACCCCTCGCCCTCGTCTCCAGCGATTTCCTGCGCTATCAGTACGAAGTGCTGGGCATCGCCGAGTACATGACATCCCCGGAAGTGACGGAAATCTGCATCAACCGTCCCGGTGAGCTGTACCTGGAAACCCGGGCCGGGTGGCAGCGGGTGGACGTGCCGGGCCTGACCTTCGAGCGGGCCCGGCAGTTCTGCACCGCCGTCGTCAATGAGAGCAACACGGGCCAGCGCATCACCGATGCCGATCCGGTCGTCTCGCTGACCTTCCCGACCGGCCAGCGTGCGCAGTTCGTGATTCCACCTGCCTGTGATGCCGGCAAGGTTTCGATCACGATCCGCCTGCCGTCCAAGCACACCAAGTCGCTCACCCAGTACCACGAGGATGGCTTCTTCAACCAGATCCTGGAACAGGATGGCAGTCTGAGCGAGCAGGATCGCGAGTTGCTGGAGCTGCGGCAGCAGCGCGAGTACGCAGAGTTCTTCCGTCGTGCGGTGATGTACCGCAAGAACATCGTGGTATCCGGTGCGACCGGTAGCGGCAAGACCACCTTCATGAAAGCGCTGGTCAATCATATCCCGGACAGCGAGCGCCTGGTCACGATCGAGGACGCCCGCGAGCTGTTTCTGACCCAACCCAATGTGGTTCACCTGCTGTACTCCAAGGGCGGGCAGAGCACCAGCAATGTCAGCGCAAAGAGTTGCATGGAAGCCTGCCTGCGCATGAAACCCGAACGCATCATCCTCGCCGAGCTGCGCGGTGACGAGGCGTTCTACTTCATCCGCAACTGCGCATCGGGCCATCCGGGTTCGATCACCAGTTGCCATGCCGGCAGCCCGGAGCAGACCTGGGATCAGCTGGCGCTGATGGTGAAGGCATCGACTGAAGGGTCGGGCCTGGAGTTCAACGTCATCAAGCGACTGCTGATGATGACCATCGACATCGTCGTGCATATCAAGGCGCACGCAGGCTCGCGCTATATCACCGGTATTGATTTCAATCCTGGGCGTGCCCAGGGGCAGGAGGGCTGA
- a CDS encoding VirB4 family type IV secretion/conjugal transfer ATPase has protein sequence MFNPDTSISEFIPLSSHVAPNVVKTTGGDYLLTWHLEGLPFVGREEWELEHRHNTFNRLLQTLRAPDFVNVAFWVHDIRRRRTLKGKSHYKQRFNQDVSDQYMGMLSSQRIMQNELYLTMIYRPVVAGKRFVEKSANVDKLRAEQEQAVEKLMELAGNVEAVIRDYAPYRLGMYEAKNGVVFSETLELFGYLINRIDEPVPVLSAPVKDYLPVSRHMFSAKTGDFVINTPNGVNHFGAILNIKEYAEGTYPGILNGLKYLDYEYVITHSFSPMGRQDALKVLDRTKGMMISSGDKAVSQIVELDQAMDHLSSGNFVLGEYHFIMAVYGDSQAKLSQNVASTRAELSNAGFVSTKEDLAVTSSFYSQLPANWRFRTRLANVSSLNFLGLSPLHNFATGKQHNNPWGDCVTTLQTTNGQPYYFNFHATHPSENSLGEKAIANTMVIGKSGTGKTALINFLLSQVQKYEPSPTIFFFDKDRGAEIFVRACGGNYLALENGAPTGFNPFQCENSESNVQFLADLIKVLAGKREYSAREEEDIYRAVESMLDTPMHLRSMTNFQKSLPNMGDDGLYARMRRWTSGNSLGWVFDNPIDTVDLSKANIIGFDYTDIIDNPEVRVPVINYLLHRLESLIDGRPLIYVMDEFWKILDGEGGLKEFAKNKQKTIRKQNGLGIFATQSPEDALKSDISAALIEQTATLILLPNPNASKSDYMDGLKLTEAEFKVVTALDERSRCFLVKQGHASSVCQLNLRGMDDILSVISASTDNIDIMHRVLQTAAVRNRITVDELTPEQWLEDFYKNRKGSGKAKVSAETDAA, from the coding sequence ATGTTCAACCCAGATACCTCCATCAGTGAATTCATCCCCCTGTCGTCGCACGTGGCTCCGAATGTGGTGAAGACCACAGGCGGCGACTACCTGTTGACCTGGCACCTGGAAGGGCTGCCGTTCGTGGGGCGCGAAGAATGGGAGCTTGAGCATCGGCACAATACTTTCAACCGGTTGCTGCAGACGCTGCGTGCGCCGGATTTCGTCAACGTCGCCTTCTGGGTGCATGACATCCGCCGCCGTCGCACCCTGAAGGGAAAGAGCCACTACAAGCAGCGCTTCAACCAGGATGTGTCCGACCAGTACATGGGCATGCTGTCCTCGCAGCGCATCATGCAGAACGAGCTGTACCTGACGATGATCTATCGTCCGGTGGTGGCGGGAAAGCGCTTCGTGGAGAAGTCTGCGAACGTGGACAAGCTGCGCGCCGAGCAGGAGCAGGCGGTCGAGAAGCTGATGGAGCTGGCCGGGAACGTCGAGGCGGTGATCCGCGACTACGCGCCGTACCGGCTCGGCATGTACGAAGCCAAGAACGGCGTGGTGTTTTCCGAGACGCTGGAGCTGTTCGGCTACCTGATCAACCGCATCGATGAGCCGGTGCCGGTACTGTCGGCGCCAGTGAAAGACTATCTTCCGGTCAGCCGGCACATGTTCTCTGCCAAGACCGGCGATTTCGTGATCAATACGCCCAATGGCGTCAATCATTTCGGCGCAATCCTGAATATCAAGGAATATGCCGAGGGGACCTATCCGGGCATCCTCAATGGTCTGAAGTATCTGGACTACGAGTACGTCATCACCCATTCGTTCAGCCCGATGGGGCGCCAGGACGCCTTGAAGGTGCTGGACCGGACCAAGGGCATGATGATTTCCTCGGGCGACAAGGCGGTCAGCCAGATCGTCGAACTCGACCAGGCGATGGATCATCTGTCGTCAGGCAACTTCGTGCTGGGCGAGTACCACTTCATCATGGCGGTCTACGGCGACAGCCAGGCCAAGCTCTCGCAGAACGTGGCCTCGACCCGTGCCGAGCTGTCCAACGCCGGATTCGTGTCGACCAAGGAAGATCTGGCGGTCACCTCGTCGTTCTATTCGCAGTTGCCGGCCAACTGGCGCTTCCGCACGCGGCTGGCCAACGTCAGCTCGCTGAACTTCCTCGGCCTGTCTCCGCTGCACAACTTCGCCACCGGCAAGCAGCACAACAACCCGTGGGGCGACTGCGTGACCACGCTGCAGACCACCAACGGCCAGCCGTACTACTTCAATTTCCATGCCACCCATCCATCCGAGAATTCGCTGGGTGAGAAGGCGATCGCCAATACCATGGTCATCGGCAAGTCCGGTACCGGCAAGACCGCGCTGATCAACTTCCTGCTCAGCCAGGTACAGAAGTACGAACCATCGCCGACCATCTTCTTCTTCGACAAGGACCGCGGCGCGGAGATCTTCGTGCGCGCCTGTGGTGGCAACTACCTGGCCCTGGAGAATGGTGCGCCGACCGGCTTCAACCCGTTCCAGTGCGAGAACAGCGAATCCAACGTGCAGTTCCTGGCCGACCTGATCAAGGTGCTGGCCGGCAAGCGCGAGTACAGCGCTCGCGAGGAAGAGGACATCTACCGCGCGGTGGAGAGCATGCTTGATACGCCGATGCACCTGCGCAGCATGACCAACTTCCAGAAGAGCCTGCCCAACATGGGCGATGACGGTCTCTATGCGCGCATGCGTCGTTGGACCTCGGGTAATTCGCTGGGCTGGGTCTTCGACAATCCGATCGATACGGTGGATCTGAGCAAGGCCAACATCATCGGCTTCGACTACACCGACATCATCGACAACCCCGAAGTGCGCGTGCCGGTCATCAATTACCTGCTGCACCGCCTTGAGTCGCTGATCGACGGTCGTCCGCTGATCTATGTGATGGACGAATTCTGGAAGATCCTGGACGGCGAGGGTGGCCTGAAGGAGTTCGCGAAGAACAAGCAGAAGACCATCCGTAAGCAGAACGGCCTGGGCATCTTCGCCACGCAGAGCCCGGAAGACGCGCTGAAGAGTGATATCTCCGCTGCCCTGATCGAGCAGACCGCCACGCTCATCCTGCTGCCGAACCCGAACGCTAGCAAGAGCGACTACATGGATGGCCTGAAGTTGACCGAGGCGGAGTTCAAGGTGGTCACGGCACTGGACGAGCGCTCGCGCTGCTTCCTGGTCAAGCAGGGCCATGCCTCCAGTGTCTGCCAGCTCAACCTTCGCGGCATGGATGACATCCTGTCGGTGATCTCGGCCTCGACCGACAACATCGACATCATGCATCGGGTGCTGCAGACGGCTGCGGTCCGCAATCGGATCACTGTGGACGAGCTCACGCCGGAACAGTGGCTGGAGGACTTCTACAAGAACCGAAAGGGCTCTGGTAAAGCCAAGGTCTCTGCCGAAACCGATGCGGCTTGA
- a CDS encoding DUF4189 domain-containing protein has product MSANGFLKYLCLSFVFMGSAYINSALAEGRCPPGQYPIGDQGVGGCAPIPGAGRSAPDENPGHWVKTWGAVAGSMNGDAGASTGHQAKASAERQAIERCGHWGATDCKVLYTYYNQCYASIRTGRPDNGTMFNAGATKEQALERATQDCRNSGSQECTFVHSDCTKPFFQEG; this is encoded by the coding sequence ATGAGCGCCAACGGTTTTCTGAAATATCTTTGCTTGTCTTTCGTGTTTATGGGTTCTGCATACATCAATTCTGCGTTAGCAGAAGGTCGCTGCCCGCCGGGCCAGTATCCGATCGGCGATCAGGGAGTGGGCGGCTGTGCTCCCATCCCTGGGGCAGGCCGGAGCGCGCCTGATGAGAATCCCGGGCACTGGGTTAAGACGTGGGGAGCCGTTGCGGGATCCATGAATGGCGATGCGGGTGCATCGACTGGCCATCAGGCCAAGGCCTCGGCCGAGCGACAGGCGATCGAGCGCTGCGGTCACTGGGGAGCAACTGATTGCAAGGTTCTGTACACCTATTACAACCAGTGCTATGCGTCCATCAGAACCGGCCGGCCGGACAATGGAACGATGTTCAACGCGGGTGCTACCAAGGAACAGGCGCTGGAAAGGGCGACGCAGGATTGTCGGAATTCGGGAAGCCAGGAGTGCACGTTCGTCCACTCGGACTGCACCAAGCCCTTCTTTCAGGAGGGCTGA
- a CDS encoding lytic transglycosylase domain-containing protein: MLPGLEMMACPEMAVSMDVMQHVINVESSRNPYAIGVVGGALVRQPKALDEALATVRMLEEKGYNFSIGLAQVNRYNLAKYGLDSYEKAFQQCPNLQAGSRILAECYNRSGKDWGKSFSCYYSGNFETGFRHGYVQKVYDSIRRGQQVASNGVAPIDVVSRGERRVVKVEHHPQTVSPAQARIVAQASAPVYVPSNDPARAYTVYPSTGAMARGSLLNIADQAVSRVVLGSVDRMMQPQAQGANGMPQQAPQQYPQPAAAQGRSAMPQQLPGIAAGSDAPVMLRPWNERNAPAADAQNFYNAPAPRAPVQQIPAGDAAFVF; the protein is encoded by the coding sequence ATGCTGCCAGGACTGGAAATGATGGCGTGCCCGGAAATGGCCGTCTCGATGGACGTGATGCAGCACGTCATCAACGTGGAATCGTCGCGCAACCCCTATGCCATCGGCGTGGTCGGCGGCGCCCTGGTGCGCCAGCCCAAGGCACTCGACGAGGCGCTGGCCACCGTTCGCATGCTGGAGGAGAAGGGCTACAACTTCTCCATTGGCCTGGCCCAGGTCAATCGCTACAACCTGGCCAAGTATGGTCTGGATTCGTACGAGAAGGCGTTCCAGCAGTGCCCGAACCTGCAGGCGGGCTCCCGCATCCTCGCCGAGTGCTACAACCGCTCGGGCAAGGACTGGGGAAAGTCGTTCAGCTGCTACTACTCGGGCAACTTCGAGACCGGTTTCCGCCACGGCTACGTGCAGAAGGTCTACGACTCCATCCGTCGTGGCCAGCAGGTCGCCTCCAATGGCGTCGCGCCGATCGACGTGGTCAGTCGTGGCGAGCGTCGGGTAGTGAAGGTCGAGCATCATCCGCAGACAGTCTCGCCGGCCCAGGCGCGCATCGTCGCCCAGGCCAGTGCGCCGGTTTACGTACCGTCCAATGACCCGGCCCGGGCCTACACCGTCTACCCATCAACCGGTGCGATGGCCCGCGGCAGCCTGCTGAACATCGCCGACCAGGCGGTATCGCGCGTAGTGCTGGGCTCGGTTGATCGGATGATGCAGCCGCAGGCGCAGGGCGCGAATGGCATGCCGCAGCAGGCCCCACAGCAGTATCCGCAACCCGCAGCGGCGCAGGGCCGGTCAGCCATGCCGCAGCAGCTTCCCGGGATCGCTGCCGGGTCGGATGCGCCGGTGATGCTGCGCCCCTGGAACGAGCGCAACGCGCCGGCAGCGGATGCCCAGAATTTCTACAACGCACCGGCACCACGTGCCCCGGTGCAGCAGATTCCCGCAGGGGATGCGGCCTTCGTGTTCTGA
- a CDS encoding TrbC/VirB2 family protein has product MKRFNLDLVQAQRTLKTMLMAVAFAGAVFAPQALAGTDFGGTDGKVCGFFSNINGLLNMASIAVVTIAVIFAGYQIAFAHKRIGDVAPILIGGVLIGAAGQIARMLLGKEAGNCDNVGGGGDGAGMAFEMIKHAVQYYSA; this is encoded by the coding sequence ATGAAGCGATTCAATCTAGACCTCGTCCAGGCCCAGCGCACGCTGAAGACCATGCTGATGGCGGTCGCATTCGCAGGTGCTGTGTTCGCTCCCCAGGCCCTGGCCGGCACCGACTTCGGTGGTACCGATGGCAAGGTCTGCGGCTTCTTCTCCAACATCAACGGCCTGCTGAACATGGCCTCGATCGCCGTGGTCACGATCGCCGTGATCTTCGCCGGTTACCAGATCGCGTTTGCCCACAAGCGTATCGGTGACGTGGCCCCGATCCTGATCGGCGGTGTGCTGATCGGCGCGGCGGGCCAGATCGCGCGCATGCTGCTCGGCAAGGAAGCTGGCAACTGCGACAACGTCGGCGGTGGCGGCGACGGCGCTGGCATGGCGTTTGAAATGATCAAGCACGCCGTCCAGTACTACAGTGCATAA
- a CDS encoding type IV secretion system protein VirB3, with the protein MHKNVLFRGCTRPAMFLGVPYLPFFMVAGGLLLLSMYTNFWFLLTIPVAIFIMRQMAKRDEMIFRLLGLRLMFKLKTRNVQEHDGMWVFNPNHYRSKPAPRD; encoded by the coding sequence GTGCATAAGAACGTCCTGTTCCGGGGCTGCACGCGCCCAGCGATGTTCCTGGGCGTTCCCTACCTGCCATTTTTCATGGTGGCGGGTGGGTTGTTGCTGCTGAGCATGTACACGAATTTCTGGTTTCTGCTGACCATTCCGGTGGCGATCTTCATCATGCGGCAGATGGCCAAGCGTGACGAGATGATCTTCCGCCTGCTGGGCCTGCGCCTGATGTTCAAGCTCAAGACGCGCAACGTGCAGGAGCACGATGGCATGTGGGTGTTCAACCCGAATCACTACCGCAGCAAGCCAGCCCCCAGGGATTGA
- a CDS encoding TrbI/VirB10 family protein, with the protein MSQQNTPGNDPNPSPYGQGPAAQEPPTNPYYGHAQAEPTPDLDASAPQLRSAEEQRLNRKALLFLGGILVLLLAMGFLLLRKGKDDADDAKAPPQVARSSTPDLPTMAPSAIREAAREAAEPIPMLPPPPQETMGPTYIPRAAPEREIDRGPSLLDRRIAGSGGAGVGTGDAGGQAAAGDNDDPYMQATLAAIQAQSGNAPPAKVRRGPDVDDVSNASYIRSPDALLVRGTYLRCVLETRIITDLAGYTSCLLTEPVYSINGRSLLLPKGSKIYGAYGGGPKGKRVEVIWDRITTPNGIDVAMSSPGVDQLGGAGHPGQYSAHWGSRIASALMISLIADAFKYAAAEHGPESTTVSSNGFAVRSPYESATARTMERLANEALTSSNRPPTVTINQGTIVNVYVAKDVDFTNVLNPRR; encoded by the coding sequence ATGAGCCAGCAGAACACTCCCGGCAACGATCCAAATCCGTCTCCGTACGGGCAGGGCCCTGCGGCTCAGGAGCCACCGACGAACCCCTACTACGGGCATGCGCAGGCCGAGCCAACCCCGGACCTGGATGCCAGTGCTCCGCAGCTTCGCTCTGCGGAAGAGCAGCGTTTGAACCGCAAGGCGCTATTGTTCCTCGGCGGCATCCTGGTGTTGTTGCTGGCCATGGGCTTCCTGCTGCTGCGCAAGGGCAAGGACGACGCTGACGACGCCAAGGCGCCGCCGCAGGTCGCACGTTCGAGCACCCCCGATCTGCCGACCATGGCGCCCTCCGCGATTCGCGAGGCCGCCCGGGAGGCCGCCGAGCCCATTCCGATGCTGCCGCCGCCGCCGCAGGAAACGATGGGCCCGACCTACATTCCGCGTGCCGCACCCGAGCGCGAGATCGATCGCGGCCCGAGTCTGCTGGATCGCCGCATTGCCGGTAGTGGTGGCGCAGGCGTGGGCACGGGCGACGCTGGCGGCCAGGCCGCAGCAGGGGACAACGATGATCCCTACATGCAGGCCACGCTGGCTGCGATACAGGCGCAGAGCGGCAATGCTCCGCCGGCCAAGGTGCGCCGCGGGCCTGACGTGGATGATGTGTCCAATGCGTCCTACATCCGGAGCCCCGATGCGCTGCTGGTGCGTGGCACCTATCTGCGTTGCGTCCTGGAGACCCGCATCATCACCGATCTTGCAGGCTATACGTCGTGCCTGTTGACCGAGCCGGTCTACTCGATCAACGGCCGCAGCCTGCTGCTGCCGAAGGGTTCCAAGATCTACGGTGCGTACGGCGGCGGTCCCAAGGGCAAGCGCGTGGAAGTGATCTGGGATCGCATCACCACGCCAAATGGCATCGACGTAGCCATGTCCAGCCCGGGCGTGGATCAGCTGGGCGGTGCCGGTCATCCAGGCCAGTACAGCGCGCACTGGGGCAGCCGCATTGCGTCTGCACTGATGATCAGCCTGATCGCCGACGCCTTCAAGTACGCCGCAGCCGAACATGGCCCGGAGTCCACGACGGTTTCCAGCAACGGTTTCGCCGTTCGTTCGCCCTATGAAAGCGCCACCGCGCGCACGATGGAGCGTCTCGCCAACGAAGCCCTGACCAGTTCGAACCGCCCGCCGACCGTCACCATCAACCAGGGCACCATCGTGAACGTCTACGTCGCCAAGGACGTTGACTTCACCAACGTGCTCAACCCGCGCCGGTAA
- a CDS encoding virB8 family protein — MFRKKDPGNSPKVEQSVAKAVSYEITVADMARRSERRAWWVATGSLLMSLALAGGYYYMLPLKEKVPFLVMADAYTGTATVARLRGTFQGETITTNEAVNRSNVAQYVLARESYDSAVMGLRDWELVFVMSSDPVGASMKQRYAGNNPQNPFVMYGRGKAIRVKILSITPLGAQANGSFRGASVRIQRSLLDKRTGASTYLDNQLVTMRFQYNQNLALSEQDRVLNPLAFQVTEYRVDNDYARGVPVPDDGAMQQQAQDAAQQAQLAAQQAQGMYDPNNPAAATMIDPATGQPVAVPANGQMQPMQGAPMQGQPVQGQPMQGQGAPGQPAMTPAPNHSTGNADGASNR, encoded by the coding sequence ATGTTCCGCAAGAAGGATCCCGGCAATAGTCCCAAGGTCGAGCAGTCGGTCGCCAAGGCGGTCAGCTACGAGATCACCGTGGCCGACATGGCGCGTCGCAGCGAGCGACGTGCGTGGTGGGTGGCCACCGGCTCATTGCTGATGTCGCTCGCACTGGCTGGTGGCTACTACTACATGCTGCCGCTGAAGGAGAAGGTGCCGTTCCTGGTGATGGCCGATGCCTATACAGGTACGGCCACGGTGGCGCGCCTGAGGGGCACGTTCCAGGGCGAAACGATCACCACCAATGAAGCGGTCAACCGCAGCAATGTCGCCCAGTACGTGCTGGCGCGCGAGTCGTACGACTCCGCGGTGATGGGGTTGCGCGACTGGGAGCTGGTGTTCGTCATGTCCAGCGATCCCGTCGGCGCAAGCATGAAGCAGCGCTATGCCGGCAACAATCCGCAGAATCCCTTCGTGATGTACGGAAGGGGCAAGGCGATCAGGGTCAAGATCCTCAGCATCACCCCGCTGGGCGCGCAGGCGAATGGCAGCTTCCGCGGTGCGTCCGTGCGCATCCAGCGCAGCCTGCTCGACAAGCGCACGGGTGCATCGACCTACCTGGACAACCAGCTGGTCACCATGCGCTTCCAGTACAACCAGAATCTCGCGCTTTCCGAACAGGACCGGGTGCTCAACCCATTGGCGTTCCAGGTCACGGAGTACCGTGTCGACAACGACTATGCGCGTGGTGTGCCCGTGCCGGATGACGGCGCCATGCAGCAGCAGGCCCAGGATGCTGCGCAGCAGGCCCAACTCGCCGCGCAGCAGGCGCAGGGCATGTACGACCCGAACAATCCGGCCGCCGCCACCATGATCGACCCCGCCACCGGTCAGCCTGTCGCGGTGCCGGCCAATGGACAGATGCAGCCGATGCAGGGTGCGCCCATGCAGGGCCAGCCGGTCCAGGGGCAACCGATGCAGGGGCAGGGCGCGCCGGGGCAGCCGGCAATGACGCCGGCACCGAACCATTCCACCGGAAATGCTGATGGAGCAAGCAACCGATGA
- a CDS encoding TrbG/VirB9 family P-type conjugative transfer protein: MSSRKVRGSAWALLSLLSLVFSSAAMAQAVDHYEYEKDRIYPVRTGLGLTTQIELSPNEKILDYSTGFSSGWELTRRENVFYLKPKNVDVDTNMMVRTETHSYIFELKVVATDWRQLEQARRAGVQYKIAFVYPNDTVFGPAQAAVEEEAQPLLSTELAKDRQYNFNYSYSTSKAKKMGWLIPVNAYDDGRFTYLKLPNSPEYKTGIFPAVFGREKEYGEDFVVNTTVEGNTLIVHGTYPYLVIRHGDFVVGLRRNVKK; the protein is encoded by the coding sequence ATGAGTAGTCGAAAAGTCAGGGGAAGCGCGTGGGCGCTGCTGTCGTTGCTGTCGCTGGTGTTCTCCAGCGCGGCGATGGCACAGGCAGTTGACCACTACGAGTACGAGAAGGACCGCATCTACCCGGTTCGCACCGGCCTGGGCCTCACCACCCAGATCGAGCTGAGCCCGAACGAGAAGATCCTCGACTACAGCACCGGCTTCAGCAGCGGCTGGGAACTGACCCGGCGCGAGAACGTGTTCTATCTCAAGCCGAAGAACGTCGACGTCGACACCAACATGATGGTGCGTACCGAGACCCATTCGTACATTTTCGAGCTGAAGGTCGTTGCCACCGACTGGCGCCAGCTTGAGCAGGCGCGTCGCGCCGGCGTGCAGTACAAGATCGCCTTCGTCTATCCGAATGACACTGTGTTCGGGCCTGCCCAGGCAGCGGTCGAGGAAGAGGCGCAGCCGCTGCTGAGTACCGAGCTGGCCAAGGACCGCCAATACAACTTCAACTACTCCTATTCGACCAGCAAGGCGAAGAAAATGGGGTGGCTGATCCCGGTCAACGCCTACGACGATGGCCGTTTCACCTATCTGAAACTGCCCAACTCGCCCGAGTACAAGACCGGTATCTTCCCGGCCGTGTTCGGTCGCGAGAAGGAGTACGGCGAGGATTTCGTGGTCAACACCACGGTTGAGGGCAATACGCTGATCGTGCACGGGACCTACCCGTACCTGGTCATCCGCCACGGCGACTTCGTCGTCGGCCTGCGAAGGAACGTGAAGAAATGA
- a CDS encoding type IV secretion system protein produces MIRSIANFDFNGGFQDLMGHVARVQSIGDFVFFKFIFDFLRSKINKFGIDMMGEMMQWVGGIALTLMTLWVLVQGFRIVTGRSRDSMMVLVTNMARAALIVSAATTMGAFGTNLQSFLTHDVKEEITKVVTGSNESPEDQIDKSLAWMQVALSSIDAIQIMNDGELLEDKKRALFFIGMGTAGPAITAGAMLMLYEIAMALFIGFGPLFILCLLFEQTKQLFQRWLFYGIGTMFSMAVLAAMVSIALDMVVRVAATFWTTALVQEFILKESMSDGMTSQAMQQGGMGLILTALILTTPPMAAMFFQGTLGTFMAYSQIGGGASASPSADGRPPGMSAPPPAAPEAASGHNAANPQNSLGRVFDGTGGAGGTTPGQRGAANANQGN; encoded by the coding sequence ATGATCAGGTCGATTGCCAATTTTGACTTCAATGGCGGATTCCAGGATTTGATGGGGCACGTGGCACGTGTCCAGTCGATCGGGGATTTCGTGTTCTTCAAGTTCATCTTCGACTTCCTGCGAAGCAAGATAAACAAGTTTGGCATCGACATGATGGGGGAAATGATGCAGTGGGTCGGCGGCATCGCCCTCACGCTCATGACCCTGTGGGTGCTGGTGCAGGGCTTCCGCATCGTGACCGGCCGCAGCCGGGACTCAATGATGGTACTGGTGACCAATATGGCGCGTGCGGCGTTGATCGTCAGCGCGGCCACCACGATGGGCGCGTTCGGCACCAACCTGCAGAGCTTCCTCACCCACGACGTCAAGGAAGAAATCACGAAGGTCGTGACGGGCTCGAACGAATCGCCCGAGGATCAGATCGACAAGAGCCTGGCATGGATGCAGGTCGCGCTTTCCAGTATCGACGCCATTCAGATCATGAATGACGGGGAGCTGCTGGAGGACAAGAAGCGGGCACTGTTCTTCATCGGGATGGGCACCGCAGGTCCGGCCATCACCGCTGGTGCAATGCTGATGCTGTATGAAATCGCCATGGCGTTGTTCATCGGCTTCGGTCCATTGTTCATCCTCTGCCTGCTGTTCGAGCAGACCAAGCAGCTGTTCCAGCGCTGGCTGTTCTACGGTATCGGCACGATGTTCTCGATGGCCGTACTTGCAGCGATGGTCTCCATCGCGCTCGACATGGTGGTACGTGTAGCGGCCACCTTCTGGACCACGGCGCTGGTGCAGGAGTTCATCCTCAAGGAAAGCATGTCCGACGGCATGACCAGCCAGGCAATGCAGCAGGGAGGCATGGGCCTGATCCTCACGGCGTTGATCCTGACTACACCCCCAATGGCAGCGATGTTCTTCCAGGGTACCCTGGGCACCTTCATGGCATATTCGCAGATAGGTGGTGGCGCAAGTGCCTCGCCGAGTGCCGATGGTCGTCCGCCGGGCATGTCGGCTCCGCCGCCGGCGGCTCCGGAGGCCGCGTCGGGCCACAATGCAGCAAATCCTCAGAACAGTCTGGGCCGAGTGTTTGACGGCACGGGCGGGGCGGGAGGAACCACACCTGGTCAACGTGGCGCGGCGAACGCCAATCAAGGAAATTAG